The following proteins are encoded in a genomic region of Xenopus laevis strain J_2021 chromosome 3L, Xenopus_laevis_v10.1, whole genome shotgun sequence:
- the LOC121401281 gene encoding latent-transforming growth factor beta-binding protein 4-like, with translation MGHSSWCGTPSKATISKARTHIDECMDQPSPCGYKSRCNNMLGSFMCSCLAGYRAILPSGPTQFKCTDINECNEQPSPCGNYSTCNNTIGSFTCTCQAGYRAISPSGPTRIQCTDINECIEQPSPCGNYSTCNNTIGSFVCNCQAGYRAISLSGPTQIQCTDINECIEQPSPCGNYSTCNNTIGSFTCTCQAGYRSISPSGPTRIQCTDINECIEQPFPCGNYSTCNNTIGSFVCNCQAGYRAISPSGPTQIQCTDINECIEQPSPCGNYSICNNTIGSFTCTCQAGYRAISASGPTRIQCTDINECIEQPSPCGNYSTCNNTIGSFTCTCQAGYRAISPTGPTQIQCTDINECIEQPSPCGNYSTCNNTIGSFTCTCQAGYRAISPSGPTRIQCTDINECNEQPSPCGNYSTCNNTIGSFTCTCQAGYRSISPSGPTRIQCTDINECIEQPFPCGNYSTCNNTIGSFVCNCQAGYRAISPSGPTQIQCTDINECIEQPSPCGNYSTCNNTIGSFTCTCQAGYRAISPSGPTRIQCTEADLLSSRTSPPTTVITSTALLYTSPITCPAGYVFSSTDKGMECSGTQWCNVTIPRHDN, from the exons ATGGGTCATAGTTCCTGGTGTGGAACACCCTCTAAAGCAACTATTTCTAAGGCCCGGACAC ATATAGATGAATGCATGGACCAACCTTCTCCCTGTGGCTACAAAAGTAGATGTAATAATATGTTAGGCTCATTCATGTGTTCTTGTCTAGCTGGCTACCGAGCCATTTTACCATCTGGACCCACCCAATTTAAATGCACAG ACATAAATGAATGTAATGAGCAGCCTTCTCCCTGTGGCAATTACAGTACATGTAATAATACAATTGGATCATTCACCTGTACCTGTCAGGCTGGATACAGAGCCATTTCTCCTTCTGGACCCACCCGAATACAATGCACAG ACATAAATGAATGTATTGAGCAGCCTTCTCCCTGTGGCAATTACAGTACATGTAATAATACAATTGGATCATTCGTGTGTAATTGTCAGGCTGGATACAGAGCCATTTCTCTTTCTGGACCCACCCAAATACAATGCACAG acatAAACGAATGTATTGAGCAACCTTCTCCCTGTGGCAATTACAGTACATGTAATAATACAATTGGATCATTCACCTGTACCTGTCAGGCTGGATACAGATCCATTTCCCCTTCTGGACCCACCCGAATACAATGCACAG ACATAAATGAATGTATTGAGCAGCCTTTTCCCTGTGGCAATTACAGTACATGTAATAATACAATTGGATCATTCGTGTGTAACTGTCAGGCTGGATACAGAGCCATTTCTCCTTCTGGACCCACCCAAATACAATGCACAG acatAAACGAATGTATTGAGCAACCTTCTCCCTGTGgcaattacagtatatgtaataataCAATTGGATCATTCACCTGTACCTGTCAGGCTGGATATCGAGCCATTTCCGCTTCTGGACCCACCCGAATACAATGCACAG ACATAAATGAATGTATTGAGCAGCCTTCTCCCTGTGGCAATTACAGTACATGTAATAATACGATTGGATCATTCACCTGTACCTGTCAGGCTGGATACAGAGCCATTTCTCCTACTGGACCCACCCAAATACAATGCACAG ACATAAATGAATGTATTGAGCAACCTTCTCCCTGTGGCAATTACAGTACATGTAATAATACAATCGGATCATTCACCTGTACCTGTCAGGCTGGATACAGAGCCATTTCCCCTTCTGGACCCACCCGAATACAATGCACAG acatAAATGAATGTAATGAGCAACCTTCTCCCTGTGGCAATTACAGTACATGTAATAATACAATTGGATCATTCACCTGTACCTGTCAGGCTGGATACAGATCCATTTCCCCTTCTGGACCCACCCGAATACAATGCACAG ACATAAATGAATGTATTGAGCAGCCTTTTCCCTGTGGCAATTACAGTACATGTAATAATACAATTGGATCATTCGTGTGTAACTGTCAGGCTGGATACAGAGCCATTTCTCCTTCTGGACCCACCCAAATACAATGCACAG acatAAATGAATGTATTGAGCAACCTTCTCCCTGTGGCAATTACAGTACATGTAATAATACAATCGGATCATTCACCTGTACCTGTCAGGCTGGATACAGAGCCATTTCCCCTTCTGGACCAACCCGGATACAATGCACAG aggcagatttattatctTCAAGAACATCCCCTCCGACCACTGTCATCACCTCCACCGCCCTCTTATACACCAGCCCTATTACCTGCCCTGCTGGGTATGTCTTCAGTTCCACAGACAAAGGCATGGAGTGCTCAGGTACACAATGGTGCAATGTTACTATCCCGAGACATGACAATTGA